The Rhodothalassiaceae bacterium genome segment CCGCACCATCGAGGCGGCCGAGCGCGGCAAGGACTATTCGAGGAAGCTCGTGGAAAAGGCCGTCCAGCGCGGCAAGATGACCCGCGAGGAGGCGGACGCCCTGCTCGCGCGCATTCATCCCACCACCGACTACGCGGATCTGAAGGGGGTGGACCTCGTGATCGAGGCGGTCTTCGAGGACCGCGAGGTGAAACGCGAGGCGACCACGCAGACCGAGGCGGTGACGGGCCCGGACATCATCTTCGGCTCCAACACCTCGACGCTTCCCATCACCTCGCTCGCCGAGAACTGGTCGAAGCCCGAGAACTTCATCGGCATCCATTTCTTCTCGCCGGTCGAGAAGATGCCGCTGGTCGAGATCATCGTCGGCAAAAAGACGGGCCCCCTCGCCATCGCCAAGGCGCTGGACTACGTGCGCCAGATCAGGAAGACGCCGATCGTCGTGAACGACTCGCGCGGCTTCTACACCTCGCGCAGCTTCGGCACCTATGTGATGGAGGGCTACACGATGATCGCCGAGGGCGTGAACCCGGCCCTCATCGAGAACGCCGGCCGCCTCATCGGCATGCCGGTGGGCCCGCTGGCGGTGGGCGACGAGGTCGGCATCGATCTTTCCTACAAGGTGCTGATGCAGACCCGGAAGGATCTCGGCGACGCCTATGAGCCCAGCCCGGCCGACGACGTCGTCATCACCATGGTCGAGAAGCTCGAGCGCTTCGGGCGCAAGAACGGCAAGGGCTTCTACGTCTATCCCGAGGGCGGCAGGAAATATCTGTGGCCCGAGATCGAAAAGCACTTCCCGCGGGCTGCGACCCAGCCGGATGTGGAAGAGGTCAAGAAGCGCCTGCTCGACCGCCAGATCGTCGAGGCGCTGCGCTGCTTCGCCGAGGGCGTGCTGGAGACGCCGGAGGACGGCGACATCGGCGCGGTCTTCGGCTGGGGGTTTGCGCCCTGGACGGGCGGGCCCTTCAGCTGGGTGGATCACGTGGGCCTCAAGCGCTTCATCGAGGAGGCGGACGCCCTGGCCGCGCGCTTCGGCGAGCGCTTCCGCCTGCCGGACGAGATCCGGAAGCGCGCGGAAGATGGGCTCACCTTCTACCCGCCGCCGCCGGCCGTCGCCGCGGCAGCGGAATAGGCGCACAGCCGCACCGGACAGGCGGCCGAGCGCGGCCCGCCGTTGCAGCCCCGAGGGTGCGGATCATCCCGGGATCGGACGGCCGGGCAGTCCGCCCGGCCGTTCCCGCTTCCGGCTCGGGCGCGGGGTTCTCCCGCCGCATCTTTTCTAGGGCTGCTCGAGCACCGCGACCGGCCGCAGACGCAGGGCCGCGAGCGTCGGGCGGGCGATCGCGGCCGCGGCGGCCGCGAACTGGAGCGCGAGCAGAAGCCGCCGCATGTGGCGGAGCCGCACGGCTGCGCCCTGCCGGCCGGCGTGCAGCAGAATCCGCCCGGGCTTCAGCCTCGCCACGAAGAGCGCGGGATAGAACCCGCAGGCAGCCACCAGCATCGCGAACACGGCGGCCAGCGTCCCCGCCGGCACGAAGCGCCAGGAGAACGCACCGCCGCCGAAGGCCATCGCCCGTGCCGCCGCGGCCGCCGCAACCGGCGCCAAGGCGCCCGCCGCCGCCAGCAGCAGGCCGAGCTGGATGGCGGTGACCCCGAGCACGGCCGCCGCCAATCGCGCGGGCGATGCGCCGAGCATCTTGCGCACGGCGGTCGCGCGCGCCGTCTCCAGCGCCATGGCCACCGCCGCATGACCGTAGTTGATGGCGGCGACGAGGAGCACCGCGAGCGCGAAGGCGATCACGAGCCGGGCCGGGCCCGCCGCGATCCAGCCCGATCCCGGATCGGCCACGAGCGCGCCATAGGCCGGAGAGGTGACCGGCACGCCCGCAAACCGGGCCATGTCCGGAAGGCGCCAGGTCCGCCCGCCGTAATCGAGCGGCGGGATGAGCGGCGGCAGCCCGTCCTCCAGCACGCGCGCGAGATCGCGGGCCTCACGCCCCGGCCGCAGCTTCACGAAAGTCCGGAAGTGATTGGAGAACCAGCTGTCCGGAAAATACGGAAAGGCGGGCCCGACGTTGCCCGCGATCGGCATCAGCGCCGCGAAGGTGAAATGGGTCTCCGCCGGCAGATCGGCCATCACCATGCTCACCCGCATGGCCCGCCTGCGGCCGGCGCGCAGGATTTCCACGGTCTCGCCCGGCGCCGGCCGGTCGCCGAACAGCCGGCGGGCCGCAGAATCGGTGAGCACGACCGAGTCGGGGCGGGCCAGCGCCGCGGCGGGATCGCCGGCGACCGCCGGGCGGCCGAGGATCGCAAGGAAGGCGGGGTCCGCGAGGCCGACGGTGAGCGGCAGGCGGGCGCCGTCGGGCGCGATCGCCACGGCCTCTTCCTCGACGAACCGCGCCGCCGTCTCCACCACGTCCGCGAAGCGCCCGGCGAGGGTCGCGGCGAGCGGTCCCGGCGTCGCAGGCGAGGTGCCGCCGTCGGCCAGCGCGCCGAGGAAGGTCTCGGTCACGAGATGCACGCGCGCGCCGTCCGGGATCCAGGCCTCGTAGCGGGCGCTGCGGGTCACGGCCTCGGCCGCCACGAGAAAGATGACGAGCCCCGCGCCCAGCATCAGCAGCTGCGCGCCGACGGCCGCCACCTGCCGCCGCAGCATGAGCCGGAATTGCAGGAAGAGCTCGCCCGCCATGATTGCTCGCCCCCTCGCAGGTTTCCAGCGCGGCTCCGGCCGCCGGCCGCGTCTTCGTGCCCCTCGCCGCGACGATGCGGGTCCGGTCCATGAAGTCAAGAGACCGCGGCGGCCTCCTCCGCCGGGCCGGCCCTTGATCGGCCGGGGCGAATCGCCTAAGTGGTGGCGCGCGGCCGGCCGGCGCCCGCGCCCGGCGACGGCCGGCGACGGCCCGGCCCGCGTCTGCGGAGAGGTGCCGGAGTGGTCGAACGGGGCGGTCTCGAAAACCGTTGTACCCTTCACGGGTACCGTGGGTTCGAATCCCACCCTCTCCGCCAACTCACCTGCACGAACCGAAGTCATGGCCATCAGCGCGGCCGTTTTTCTTTCGCGGTCAAAGGGCTTTGCCGGAAACGGGTTTACCGCGGAGACCGGCCGAGCGTGCCCGTGAGGCCCATTTCGCCGTCTCTGTCTCTTTCCGACTTAACCGGCACCGCGCTCATTAAGCGCCGCGAACGGGCCATATTTCAATGGGTTCTGGAACCAGCCGGGCTTTACGGTTGCACTGAGCCCCTTCGGTCCCGGGCGCGCCGCAATCGCCCGTCAAGTATGACCGCGCTGCGCAAATGGGCGCAAGATTCAGCATGACTTCGCGATACGGCAAAGCTATTAGAAGTGAACAGTCGTGCGGGCGCGATCCCTGTCGCCCGCCAGCGAGGGCCAGCAATGAGCGACGGCAGTCGATCTCTTAGCGGGCAGGACGCGACCCGGGCATAGGCCTCGATTCCGGCCCGGCGCCTCCTGCCACACAGGACGCGACCGGGCATGATTCTGATGACTCTCAATCGCCAGATGTGCCGCTGCCGTGCTTTGCGGCAGGCGCAGCATTGTTCACTGTGCCCTTGCTCCACGAGAGTTCGGGGTGCCTGCCGATGACACGCGTTGTTCCGCCGGTCGCCGTCGCAACGCGCCAGCGCATGCTGAGCTTCTGGGACCTTGTCGCGATTCTCCTGGTCCTTGGCGCCCTGGTCTTCCTGGCCGAGGCCAGCCGCGGGCTCGTCCGGCCGCTCCCCGAGCCCGGTGTGAGCGCCATCACGCTCGATCCCGCTGCCCTGCCGGGCTACGCCGCGCGGACGACGCTGCGCATGCTGGCGGCGATGGCGCTGTCGCTGCTCTTCACGTTCACCTATGCGACCTGGGCCGCAAAGAGTCGGCGTGCCGAAGTCGTCCTGATGCCTCTCCTCGACATCCTGCAGTCGGTCCCGATCCTCGGCTTCATTTCGGTCACGGTCGTCTTCTTCATGTCGCTGGCCCCCGGGCGGATGCTGGGCGCCGAGTTTGCCGCCATCTTCGCCATTTTCACCAGCCAAGCCTGGAACATGGCGTTCAGCTTCTACCAGTCGCTGCGGACGGTCCCCGAGGAGCTGCAGGAAGCCGCGCGGTCGTTCCGGCTCGGCCCCTGGATGCGGTTCTGGCGCCTCGAGGTTCCGTTCGCCATGCCGGCGCTCGTCTGGAACATGATGATGTCGATGTCGGGCGGCTGGTTCTTCGTCGTCGCCTCGGAGGCGATCAGCGTCGGCGACACGACCGTCGCGCTGCCGGGGATCGGCTCCTATATCGCGCTCGCCATCGCCGAGCGCGATCTGGGCGCCATCGGCTGGGCCGTCGGCGCCATGCTCGTGGTCATCCTGATCTACGACCAGCTCCTGTTCCGGCCGCTCGTCGCCTGGGCCGACCGGTTCCGCTTCGAGCAGGAAGGGGGCGCTGTGCCGCCGCGCTCGTGGGTGCTTATGGCGCTCAGGCGCTCGCGCCTCGTGAGCCTCGCGATCGCGCCGGTCGCTTCGGTCTGGCGGTGGACCTATCGGGCCATGCCAAAGGCGGGCAATCCAAGCCATGAGACTCGGCTCTCCGAGCGCACCGCCCGATGGACCGACCGGCTCTGGTATGCGGTCGTGATCGCGGTCGCCGGGCTCGCCCTTTGGAAGGTCGCGCAGTTCGTTTCAACGGGCGTTTCGCTCGCCGAGGCGGGGACGGCCGTCCTCTACGGCCTCGCGACCATGGCCCGTGTGTCCGTGCTGATCGCCATCGCGAGCGCGATCTGGGTGCCGATAGGGGTCTGGATCGGTCTCCGCCCGAATGCCGCGCGCTTCGCACAGCCGGTCGCGCAGTTCATGGCGGCCTTCCCGGCCAACCTCCTGTTCCCCTTCGCCGTCTCGGCCGTCGCGGCGTTCCGTCTCGATCCCGACATCTGGCTGAGCCCGCTGATGGTCCTCGGAACCCAGTGGTACATTCTGTTCAACGTGATCGCGGGCGCCTCGACCATACCGGGCGAGCTGCGCGACATCGGCACGAATCTGCGCGTGCGCGGGTGGCTGTGGTGGCGCAGGATCGCGCTTCCCGCCATCTTTCCCTTCTATCTGACCGGCGCCATCACCGCCTCGGGCGGGTCCTGGAACGCCAGCATTGTGGCCGAGGTGGCGAGCTGGGGGCAGGACAAGCTGCAGGCGCACGGGCTCGGCGCCTACATCGCGCAAGCGACCGAAGCCGGGGACTTCCATCGCATCGTCCTCGGCATCTCCGTGATGAGCGCTTTTGTCGTTGTCATCAACCGTGCGTTCTGGCGCCCGCTCTATGCGCGCGCCGAACGCAAGTTCCGCCTCGGCTGAAGGGAGGTCGCCATGGATGCCGTGCCCCTGCTGGAAGTGCGCGGCCTGCGCAAGTCGTTCCCCAAGGCCGACGGCGGCGAGCTGCTCGTCCTCGACGGCATCGATCTGAGGCTGAAGGAAGGCGAGATCGTCGGCCTGCTCGGCCGTTCGGGGTCCGGCAAGTCCACGCTCCTCCGGCTGATCGCGGGGCTCGCCCGGCCGGCCGGCGGCTCCATCGCCTATCTCGGCCGGGCGCTGGACGGCCCGGCCGAGGGGATTGCCATGGTGTTCCAGGGCTTCGCGCTCTTTCCCTGGCTGACCGTTCTCGAAAACGTCGAGCTCGGCCTCGAGGCGCTCGGTCTGCCGCGGGAGGAAGTGCGCCGCCGTGCGCTTGAGGCGATCGACATGATCGGCCTCGACGGCTTCGAATCCGCCTATCCCCGCGAGCTCTCGGGCGGCATGCGCCAGCGCGTGGGCTTCGCGCGCGCGCTCGTCGTCCATCCCAACATCCTGCTGATGGACGAGCCGTTCTCCGCGCTCGACGTGCTGACCGCAGAGACGCTGCGCACCGACTTTCTGGACCTCTGGGCCGAAGGGCAGCTTCCGATCAAGGGCGTCATCCTCGTCACCCATAACATCGAGGAAGCGATCCTCATGTGCGATCGCGTGCTCGTGTTCGCGAGCAATCCGGGACGGATCGTGAGCGAGATCGAGGTCGGTCTGCCCCACCCGCGGGACCGGCTCGACCCGACCTTCCGCGATCTCGTCGAGCGGGTTTATGTGGAGCTGACCGCCAAGCCCGCCACCGAGCGCGCGGTGGCACGGGCCGAGCGGTTTCCGGGGGTGGGCATCGGCACGATCCTGCCGCGCGTCTCGTCGAATCTGCTGTCGGGCCTGATCGAGGCGGTCGCCGGGCCGCCTTACAATGGTCAAGCCGACCTACCCGTGATCGCGGCCGCGCTCAGCATGGAGATAGACGACCTGTTCCCGGTCGCCGAGACGCTGCAGATGCTCAGGTTCGCCGAGCTGGCCGGTGGCGACGTCAGGCTCACCCCCGAGGGGAAGCGCTTCGCGGAAGCGGACACCGACGAACGCAAGCGCCTGTTCGCCCAGCATCTGCTCACCTACGTTGCGCTCGCGGCCCACATCCGCCGGGTGCTCGACGAGCGTCCGAGCCACCGGGCCCCATGGAGCCGCTTCGCCGACGAGATCGAGGACCACATGTCGCCGGAGGCGGCGGAGCAGACGCTGCGTGCGGTCATCAGCTGGGGGCGCTATGCCGAGGTCTTCGCCTACGACGATCAGACGCAGACCTTCAGCCTGGAAAATCCCTGACGGGGCCGATCCATGGAGTTCTGGCACACCGCGGTCCTGGCGATCGTTCAGGGGATCACAGAATTTCTGCCGATCAGCTCGTCGGCGCACTTGATCCTCGTTCCGAAGATCACCGGATGGTCGGATCAGGGGCTGATGATCGACATCGCCCTGCACATCGGCACGCTGGCGGCGGTCATGGCATACTTTCACCGGGAAACCGCCGGCATGATCCGCGGCGGCTTTCGCCTCCTCGGTGGCGATTCGAGGAGCCTGGAGGCCCGCCTCGCCCTCTACGTGGCCATCGCCACATTGCCTGTCGTCATGGGCGGGCTCCTGCTCAAGGGGTTCGTCGCAACGGAGGGGCGCAATGCTCTCCTGATCGCGCTGACCACCATCGGCTTCGGGGTCGTCCTGTGGCTGGCGGACCTCAACGGGAAGAAGGATGGACGCACTCCGTTCGAAGGCATGACGCTCGAGGCAGCGCTTGTGATCGGTCTGGCGCAGGTCCTGGCTTTGATACCCGGCGTCAGCCGGTCGGGCATCACCATGACCGCCGCTCTTTTCCTTGGTTATCGGCGTGATGCGGCGGCACGCTTCTCGCTGCTCCTTTCCATCCCCACAACCGCAGCAGCCGGAACTCTCGTGGGCGTCGACATCTGGAAATCGGGCGACGCCGCTCTGCAGCTCGATGCAGTCGTCGCGTCCGGACTCTCGTTCTTAGCCGCCCTTGCGGCGATCGCCGGACTGATGGCTTGGCTACGCCGATCGACATTTGCGCCCTTCGTGATCTACCGCATCGTGCTCGGCTGCGCTCTTCTGGCTTGGCTGGCATAAGCCGTCCGGGATTTGCGCGCGACCCTGCCAATCAAGCCAGAATCATCTGCATGCTCAGTCTTCGAACACCATGCGCGGCTGTTCGCACCACGGCGCCTGTGCGGTGGCGGCCAGCTTGTCGAGCGGCAGCGCGGAAGGGCGGCGGTAGATGAGCAGGCGCTCCAGGACCACCGGCGAGAGATAGGCGAGCCTGATGTAGCGGCTGACGAAGGGGAGCGTCACCTGCTCGGCCTGTGCGATGTCGCTCAGCGTCGCCGCCTCGCCGCGCGGCCGGCGGCATTGGCCAGCCTCCGCCCGTCATCCGGGGAGGCGGTCGTGCGCATGCGCGCCTCCCCGGACGGCGCCGCGGTCTGGTTCGATCCGGTGGGCCTGTGGGTCGAGCCGGGAACGCGGCTGCGCTTCGTCCTGGAAGCGGGCGTCCACACCACCACCGCCTACCATCCCGACAACGGCAGGCCGCTGCGCCTGCCTCGCGGGGCCGCGCCCTGGGATTCGGGCTATCTCGTGGAACCGGGGGCGGAGTTTTCGGTGCTGCTGTCCGTCGAAGGCGTCTACGACTATTTCTGCCGGCC includes the following:
- a CDS encoding ABC transporter permease, whose amino-acid sequence is MLSFWDLVAILLVLGALVFLAEASRGLVRPLPEPGVSAITLDPAALPGYAARTTLRMLAAMALSLLFTFTYATWAAKSRRAEVVLMPLLDILQSVPILGFISVTVVFFMSLAPGRMLGAEFAAIFAIFTSQAWNMAFSFYQSLRTVPEELQEAARSFRLGPWMRFWRLEVPFAMPALVWNMMMSMSGGWFFVVASEAISVGDTTVALPGIGSYIALAIAERDLGAIGWAVGAMLVVILIYDQLLFRPLVAWADRFRFEQEGGAVPPRSWVLMALRRSRLVSLAIAPVASVWRWTYRAMPKAGNPSHETRLSERTARWTDRLWYAVVIAVAGLALWKVAQFVSTGVSLAEAGTAVLYGLATMARVSVLIAIASAIWVPIGVWIGLRPNAARFAQPVAQFMAAFPANLLFPFAVSAVAAFRLDPDIWLSPLMVLGTQWYILFNVIAGASTIPGELRDIGTNLRVRGWLWWRRIALPAIFPFYLTGAITASGGSWNASIVAEVASWGQDKLQAHGLGAYIAQATEAGDFHRIVLGISVMSAFVVVINRAFWRPLYARAERKFRLG
- a CDS encoding ABC transporter ATP-binding protein, encoding MDAVPLLEVRGLRKSFPKADGGELLVLDGIDLRLKEGEIVGLLGRSGSGKSTLLRLIAGLARPAGGSIAYLGRALDGPAEGIAMVFQGFALFPWLTVLENVELGLEALGLPREEVRRRALEAIDMIGLDGFESAYPRELSGGMRQRVGFARALVVHPNILLMDEPFSALDVLTAETLRTDFLDLWAEGQLPIKGVILVTHNIEEAILMCDRVLVFASNPGRIVSEIEVGLPHPRDRLDPTFRDLVERVYVELTAKPATERAVARAERFPGVGIGTILPRVSSNLLSGLIEAVAGPPYNGQADLPVIAAALSMEIDDLFPVAETLQMLRFAELAGGDVRLTPEGKRFAEADTDERKRLFAQHLLTYVALAAHIRRVLDERPSHRAPWSRFADEIEDHMSPEAAEQTLRAVISWGRYAEVFAYDDQTQTFSLENP
- the uppP gene encoding undecaprenyl-diphosphatase; the encoded protein is MEFWHTAVLAIVQGITEFLPISSSAHLILVPKITGWSDQGLMIDIALHIGTLAAVMAYFHRETAGMIRGGFRLLGGDSRSLEARLALYVAIATLPVVMGGLLLKGFVATEGRNALLIALTTIGFGVVLWLADLNGKKDGRTPFEGMTLEAALVIGLAQVLALIPGVSRSGITMTAALFLGYRRDAAARFSLLLSIPTTAAAGTLVGVDIWKSGDAALQLDAVVASGLSFLAALAAIAGLMAWLRRSTFAPFVIYRIVLGCALLAWLA